Proteins encoded within one genomic window of Cyprinus carpio isolate SPL01 chromosome B22, ASM1834038v1, whole genome shotgun sequence:
- the LOC109074518 gene encoding uncharacterized protein LOC109074518 yields MKNILLYFLISLSTEGVFGESLSVKEGDSVTLFPQLTEIKKDDVIDWRFGDILIARVRNNNKPSVYEDALDGKFKGRLKLDGQTGDLTITNFRNTDTGEYEVSNIINNFRKTISVTVMSAVEVKLVSVLKGDSVTLHTDLTEVHEDDVIQWRHGDTCVAEINKTCDGPDGRFRDRLKLDHQTGSLNITNITTADSGLYEVKISSSRRTINQRFSVTVIVGFMFMREGSTVILNTDTEIQRDDEILWKFGDEVIRIDRFNRRVDSRWRNISVSDNGDLILANIQSDQFGDYDVEIKNKSALKKLQYKVKDVKDYVLH; encoded by the exons atgaagaacattttattatacTTTCTAATCTCACTGTCCACTGAAG gtgtgtttggtgagtcattgtcagtgaaggagggagattctgtcactctgttCCCTCAGCttactgaaataaagaaagaCGATGTGATAGATTGGAGGTTTGGAGACATTCTCATAGCTAgagtaagaaataataataaaccctCAGTGTATGAGGATGCTCTTGATGGGAAATTCAAaggcagactgaagctggacggTCAGACTGGAGATCTCACCATCACTAACTTCAGAAACACAGACACTGGAGAGTATGAAGTATCTAACATCATCAACAACTTTAGGAAGACAATCAGTGTCACTG TTATGTCTGCAGTTGAAGTGAAGTTAGTATCAGTGCTgaagggagattctgtcactctacacactgatcttactgaaGTACATGAAGATGATGTGATACAGTGGAGACACGGAGACACTTGTGTAgctgaaatcaataaaacatgtgatggtcctgatgggagattcagagacagactgaagctggatcatcagactggatctctgaacatcacaaacatcacaaccgcagactctggactttatgaagtgAAGATCAGCAGCAGCAGACGCACCATAAACCAGAGATTCAGTGTTACTGTCATCG TCGGGTTTATGTTTATGAGGGAAGGAAGTACTGTCATACTAAACACTGATACTGAAATACAGAGAGATGATGAGATACTGTGGAAGTTTGGAGATGAAGTCATCCGCATTGATCGCTTTAACAGACGTGTTGACTCCAGATGGAGAAACATTTCTGTGAGTGATAACGGAGACCTCATCCTCGCTAACATCCAGAGTGATCAGTTCGGGGATTATGACGTGGAGATCAAAAACAAAAGCGCTTTGAAGAAATTACAGTATAAGGTTAAGG ATGTGAAAGACTATGTCCTTCATTAA